From Pseudobythopirellula maris:
GCGGATGAAAAAGCCCTTTCTCAGAGGCCGCTACGGAGAAGCCAAGTGCGGCTGGGAGCACTGAGATGGCGCCGGCGCCGACCTTTTCAGGCGATTCCGAGATTCCCGAGGGAATATTGCACCGCTGGGGAGCGTATGGGAGTAGATTGTCGTCTTGCGCATGCGAGGCGGCCGGGCCCTGTCGGACCGGGAACCGTCTCCTTCTTCGTTTTTAGGTAGTTGAGACATAGTAATGGCTGAAGGCACGATTAAGCGGATCACGGACAAGGGTTTTGGGTTCATCAGCATTGGTGGCGACAAGGACCTGTTCTTCCATCACTCGAACGTTGAGGGCGCCGCCTTTGACGATCTGCGTGAGGGTCAGCAGGTGACGTACAACCCCGGTCAGGGCCCCAAGGGTCCGCGGGCTGAGAACGTGACGCCCGTCTGATTGAAAGAGCCCAACGCGGGGTCCCACTCTCGGCCTTCAAGCCTAGGCGAGACGCCGTATAAGTTGGCACAACGAAAAACCGTCCGCGGCCTTTACGGCCGCGGACGGTTTTTTTG
This genomic window contains:
- a CDS encoding cold-shock protein; translation: MAEGTIKRITDKGFGFISIGGDKDLFFHHSNVEGAAFDDLREGQQVTYNPGQGPKGPRAENVTPV